GCTGCCCGAGAAACCGATCAAGGGCACGCGTCCGGCGAGCTCGCGTCGAATCGTCGACACGGCATCCATCACGTAGCGCAGCTCGTCCTCCGGATCCGGCACGGCGATCCGATCCACATCGGCCTGCGTGCGCACCGGCCGCTCGAAATGCGGTCCCTCGCCCTCGGCGAAATACAGACCCAGCCCCATCGCGTCCGGCACCGTCAGGATGTCTGAAAAGAGGATGGCGGCATCCAGCGGAAAACGCTCCAAGGGCTGCAGCGTGACCTCGCAGGCAAGCTCCGGGTTCTTGCACAGATCCATGAAGCTGCCGGCCTTCGCGCGCGTCGCACGGTACTCGGGCAGATAACGGCCTGCTTGGCGCATCATCCAAACCGGCGTGTATTCAACGGGTTCGCGCATCACTGCACGGAGGAAGGTGTCATTGATGAGTGGCGTCATGAAGCAGGACCTGGGCAGTCGAGGAAGAAGAGTCTCGGTGGTTCGGGCGCCCATTCTACTACGGGTTTCGCTCGTGACGAGGTTGTGAAGGACCCGCGCGCTCAAGTTCAGCGCTCCGGTGCGAACGCCGGGTCGCGCGGCAGGCGAACACCGACCGCTCGTCGGGGGGCAGGGGCACATCGGCCGACTGTATAAGTCTGTTCACGGCAGGGTCTCGAACTCTGTGGATAAGGTGTGATCATTTTGGCGACCTTTTTCTGCACACCGGTTACGCACAGGTTAAGCAGCCATCGGGGAACACCCAAGAATTGCTTCAGACCCTTGAAATTGAATTATTTTTAGACACGGACGAGTTATCCACAGCGCTTATTAAGATTACTGTCTTTTTATTTAAACTAATTTGAATAAGGATCCGGCCGGAAAACCGGCCGATCCCGCCCGCACGGCTCTGTTAGTCATCCAACAGTCTGTATTAATAAGTTTTTCTGCCGCAGCACCACGTCTGGCCTTGTCTACTCCCCGCGTTAAGCCAGCCGACAACAACACATGTCATGCCGGAGCTGGTTTAGTAGAATCCAGGCGATGGATGTCTCCGCCCTACTCGATCCCCTGAACGACGCTCAGCGCGCGGCTGTCGCCGCAGAGTCCGGTAACCTTCTCGTGCTCGCCGGCGCCGGGTCGGGGAAGACTCGCGTCCTGGTCCATCGCATCGCCTGGTTAGTCCAGGTGCAGCAGGTCCCGTCCTACGCCGTTCTGGCGGTCACCTTCACCAACAAAGCAGCGCGCGAGATGCGCGGCCGAATCGAGACCATGCTCGGCATGCCCATCGGCGGGATGTGGGTCGGTACCTTTCACGGGCTCGCCCATCGCTTTTTGCGCGCGCACTGGCAGGACGCCGGACTCCCGCAGCATTTCCAGATCCTGGATTCGGACGACCAATTCCGCCTGATCAAGAGGATCCTCAAGGCGATGCAGCTTGACGAGGCGCGCTGGCCGCCGCGTCAGGTACAGGGTTTCATCAACAAACAGAAGGACGAGGGTCTGCGGCCGAACCACCTGGACGGCGGCGGCGATTTCTTCACGGACAAGATGATCACGGTCTATCGCCAGTACGAGGAGGAGCGCGCACGCTCGGGTCTGCTCGACTTTGCCGATCTTCTGCTCAAGACGTTGGAGCTGCTGCGCGAGCGTCCGGATATCCTCGGGCACTACCAGCGACGCTTCGCGCATATCCTGGTCGACGAGTTTCAGGACACCAACGCCATTCAGTACGCCTGGCTGCGTCTTTTGGCCGGAGCGAACGACAACCTCTTCGCCGTCGGCGACGATGATCAGTCGATCTACGGCTGGCGCGGCGCGAAGGTCGAGAATATCCAATCCTTTCAACGCGATTACCCCAACACCCAGGTGATCCGGCTGGAGCAGAATTATCGATCGAGCGGCAACATCCTGGCCGCAGCCAACGCCCTGATCGCCCACAACCCGACTCGGCTCGGCAAGAATCTCTGGACCCAAGACGGCGAGGGCGAGCCGATCCGACGCTACACGGCCTTCAACGAGGTCGACGAGGCGCGTTTCGTCGTGGAGAGGATTCGGCGCTTGACCCAGACGGAGGGTCATCGGCGCGACGAGTGCGCCATCCTCTATCGCACGACGGCCCAATCACGTCTCTTCGAAGAAGCGCTGATCCAGGCGCAGATCCCCTATCGGGTCTACGGCGGATTGCGGTTCTTCGAGCGCGCCGAGATCCGCGATGCTCTCGCTTATCTGCGCCTGGTGGCCAACCCGGACGACGATGCCGCCTTCGAACGCGTGGTCAACACACCCAACCGGGGCATCGGCGCCCGTACCTTGGATCTGTTGCGCCAGCAGGCGCGCGAGACACGGGTCTCGCTCTGGCGGGCGGCGGCCGATCTGACCGGGACATCGGTCCTGGGCCCGAGGGGCGGTGCCGCACTGCTCGGCTTCATCGATCTGATCCGGGACCAGCGGGGTGCGCGCGAAGGTCTGCCGCTGCACGCGCTGGTGACCGCCTTGATCGAAGCGGCCGGCTTGCCGGATTTCTACAAGAAGAACAAAGACGGCAAGGGCCAGGATCGGGTGGAAAACCTGGAGCAGTTGGTGGATACGGCCGCGCGCTTCGAGGAGGACCTGCACGAGGAAGAGAGCGACGCGCTTGCGGTCTTTCTTGCGCATGCCGCACTCGAAGCAGGCGATACTCAAGCCGACGGTTTCGAGGACAGCGTCCAGCTCATGACCCTGCACAGCGCCAAGGGTCTGGAGTTTCCGGTGGTCTTTCTGGTCGGGCTGGAAGAGGGCCTCTTCCCGCACAGTCTCTCGGCCGAAGATCCGAGCCGGCTCGAAGAGGAACGACGGCTTTGCTATGTCGGCATGACACGCGCGATGCGCGAGCTTTACGTGACCCACGCCGAAAGCCGACGGCTTTACGGCCGGGAGGAGTCCCCGATGCCCTCGCGGTTCCTGCGCGAGGTCCCGCCGGGATTGGTCGAGGAGGTCCGGGCGCGCAGCGCGACCCGCCGCGCGACACCCACCCCGAGCGCGAGCTTGACGTCGATGTCGAGCGGCGATGCCGGTCTCTTCAGGCTCGGCCAACGCGTCGTCCACCCGAAATTCGGCGAGGGCGTGGTCCTGAACAGCGAGGGACGCGGCGCCGCGGCACGGATTCAGGTCAATTTTCAGAAGGCCGGAGCCAAATGGCTGGTCCTGGCTTATGCTCGGCTCGAGCCAGCGGGTTGACGCGCCGTGCTCGTGTTTAAGCACGTATCGTTCGACCACCGCTGTGAGGCGCGCTCGAATTTAATCTTCGCCGAGCCTGCGATCATCCCGACACAACACATCTCACTCCGGACGCGGTTTAGCCGCGACCCTCAACCCGACGACGGCACTCCGCAATCATGTCCGAACCCAGCTTTGAAGACCTCCTCAAGCAATTCGACCAGACCCATCCGCAGTCCGGTGCCGGGGGGGCAGCCGTCGGCGACAAGGTGCGGGGTGTATTGGTGTCGATCGGCGAAGAGTTCGCCTTCGTCGATCTAGGAGGCAAATCGGAAGGCCGCATCGAGGTCTCGGTCCTCAAGGATGACGAGGGCAATCTAAAGTCCGCCGTCGGCGACACCATCGAGACACATGTCACCGGCAAGGACGAAGACTCGGGGATGCTGCTGCTCGGCAGCCAGCACGGTCATCGCTATCACGGTATCGAAGAGGTCGAGGGTGCCTACCGGCAGGGGTTGCCCGTACAAGGCCAGGTCAGCGCGGCCGTGAAGGGTGGTGTCGAGGTGCAGGTGGCCGGGTTGCGTGCCTTCTGTCCGGCCTCTCAGGTCGACATCCGCTTCATCGAAGACCTCTCCGAGCTGGTCGGCCAGCGCTTGGATTTTCGCATCACCAAGTTCGAAGGCGGCCGACGTCCGAATCTGGTGCTGTCGCGCAAGGTCCTGCTCGAAGAGGAGCAGCGCCAACGCGCCGAGGAGACCCGCGCGCAACTGCACGAAGGCGCGGTCTTGTCGGGGATCGTCACCTCGCTGAAGGACTACGGCGCGTTCGTGGATATCGGCGGTCTCGAGGGCATGATCCACATCAGTCAACTGGCCTTCGGTCATGTAAAGCATCCGAGCGAGATCCTCAGCGTCGGCCAGTCGGTCGAGGTCTCGGTCCTGCGCATCGAGCCGCCGAGCGGTCCGAAGGGCCGGGAGAAGATCGCGCTCTCGATCCGCGCTCTCGCCCGCGATCCCTGGCAGGAGGCTGCGAACAGCTTCCCCGTCGGTCAGCGGGTGAGCGGCAGGGTAAGTCGACTGCAACCCTTCGGTGCTTTCGTCGAGCTTGCCCCCGGGATCGACGGCCTGGTCCATATCAGCGAGCTTGGCGCCGGGCGCCGCGTGAACCATCCGAGCGAGGTGCTGAACGTCGGCGACCCTGTCGAGGCAACCGTCCTGGGCGTCGATTCGGAGCGGCGTCGGATCAGCCTATCGCTTGACGAGACCAAAGCGGGCGAAGCCGGGTGGCAGGCGCCGGGCGGCACGTCCGACGTACCGGCCGCGGAGGTGCCGGAGAAGACCATGGGCAGCTTCGGCGCGCTTTTGCAGGCGTCGTTGAAGAAAGGCCAATCGTAAGTCTCCTCGGGCCTTTGCGGACACGAAATGCGGTCCGGGACCGATGTCGCGTTCTGCCCTCGGCCGCGGTATACGACCAACAAACCATCAAGAAGCAGACTGGAGGACGGGGATGCAACGCCGCGATTTCATCAAAGGGGTTGGTGCCGGCTCGTTGGCGGTCGGGGCGCTGGCCGGCGGCATGGGGTCGGCTCATGCCAAGGCCGAATACAGGTGGAAGATGGTCACGACGTGGCCGAAGAACTTCCCGGGTCTCGGCACGGGGGCGAACAACCTTGCGGCTTTGATCGGCGAGATGAGCGGAGGCCGGATCGAGGTCAAGGTCTTCGGTGCCGGCGAGCTGGTCCCCGCGTTCGAGATTTTCGATGCGGTCTCGCGCGGAACCGCCGAGATGGGTCACGGCTCGGCCTATTACTGGAAGGGCAAGAGCGAAGCCGCTCAATTCTTCTCCACCGTGCCTTTCGGCCTGACGGCGCAGGAGATGAACGGCTGGATTTACCATGGCGGCGGGATGGAGCTTTGGTCCGAGCTTTACGCGCGGTTCGGCTTGGTGCCTGCGCCTGCGGGAAACACCGGCGTTCAGATGGGCGGTTGGTTCAACAAGGAGATCAACTCGGTCGAGGATCTGAAAGGCCTGAAGATGCGTATCCCCGGGCTTGGCGGCGAAGTGCTGGCGCGAGCCGGCGGCACCCCGGTCAACCTTCCCGGAGGCGAGCTGTTTACCGCACTACAGAACCGCACGATCGATGCCACCGAGTGGGTCGGACCTTACAACGACCTGGCCTTCGGTCTCTACAAGGCGGCCAAGTATTACTACTATCCGGGTTGGCACGAGCCGGGCACCATCCTGGAGGCAATGATCAACAAAAAGGTCTACGACGGGCTACCCGCGGATCTGCAATCCATCGTCATGAACGCCTGCAAGGTGGTCAATCAGGACATGCTCGCCGAGTACACTGCGCGCAACCCCGTCGCGCTTCAGACGCTCATCACCAAGCACAATGTCGAGCTGCGACGGTTTCCGAACGACGTCATCCTCAAACTTCGGACACTCTCGGAGGAGGTTGTCGCCGAGATTGCACAGAAGGACGAGTTCTCCTCCAAGGTCTATAGCTCCTACAAAAAATTCCTCAGCCAAAGCAAGGAGTGGAGCCGAATCGGGGAGTTGACCTACCTGCAGGCACGCGATCAGGCGTGACCGAATCCGCAAGCAGCAGCAGCGGCGGCGCGCAGGCGTTGCCGCTTGCGCTTTACGTGCACACCCCTTGGTGTGTCAGCAAATGTCCCTATTGCGATTTCAACTCGCACGCCGCGCCCACCCCGCCGTTCGAAGACTATGTGACACGCCTTCTGGCGGATCTGGATCTGGAGCTCGATCGGCCCGGTGCACGCCGGCCGCTGAGTTCGGTCTTTATCGGCGGCGGAACACCCAGCCTGTTTCCCGGCCCGGCCGTGCGGCGCCTGCTCGACGGGATTCGGGAGCGTGCGGACGTGCTCCCCGAGATCGAGATGACCCTGGAGGCGAATCCGGGAACGCGCGATGCGGCCCGTTTCGCGGACTATCGCGAGGCGGGGATCAATCGGCTCTCGATCGGGGTGCAGAGTCTTTCGGCAGCTCGTTTGCGTGCGCTGGGCCGGATCCACGGACCGGACGAGGTTGACGAGACCCTGCGGATGGCCCGCGCGGCGGGCTTCGACAATATCAATCTGGACATGATGTTTGCGCTACCCGAGCAGGACCTCCCAGAGGCACGGCAGGACCTCGAAGGGCTGATCGCTCTGCAACCCGAGCACATCTCCTACTATCAACTCACCCTAGAGCCCAACACGGCGTTTTATGCGAACCCGCCTGCCGTGCCGGATCCCGACCTGGCCGCCGACATCGCCGAGCAGGGCCTCGAGGTCCTGGAACGGGCCGGCTACCGACGATACGAGGTCTCCGCCTATGCGCGGAATGGAGCGCGCTGTCGCCACAACCTCAACTACTGGGAGTTCGGCGACTATCTCGGGATCGGTGCGGGCGCCCACGGCAAGCTCACGCAGGAGAGCCCGGAGCGAGGCGGCCGGCAGGTGTCGCGAACCGCGAAACACCGCCATCCCTCGGCCTACCTGAACGCCTCCACGGACGGCTTGGAGACCTTGGACAGCTTGATCAGCAGCACGCGCATCCTTGACGAGCAGGATCGGGTTTTCGAGTTTGCACTCAATGCACTGCGTCTCGTCGAGGGATTCCCGTGCGCTCTTTTCACCCGCACGACGGGACTGCCTTGGTCTTACATCTCGAACATCCTTCAGGGCGCGGAGCGCGACGGCATGGTCCGGATCCTCGCCGACCGCGTCGAGCCGACCGACCTGGGTCTTCGTTTTCTCGACGACCTTGTCGCGCGCTTTGCGCCGGGGTCGTGATCGCCGCCTGTGCGAGGAGCAGGGGTCAGGCAAAGATGGTCGAGCCGCAACATCTGGTTGCGGGGTTGTACCCGGGGTTGTATCCTACCGCGTTCCATTGATTTTTCAGCGCCCGATCGGGGCCAATGCCAACGCCAGGGTCATCATGAAAGAAGGAATCCATCCCAACTACGCCGACGTCAAGGTGGTCTGCAGCTGCGGTAACGAGTTTACGACCCGCTCAACCTTGGGCAAGGAGATGCACGTCGAGGTTTGCTCCTCTTGCCATCCCTTCTACACCGGCAAGCAAAAGGTTCTCGACACCGCCGGGCGTGTCGACAAGTTCAGGCGCAAATACGCGCGCTGATGCGCTTGCACCGGGCGCTGCCCCGCCCGGCGCATTCCGGCTCGTCGACCGAGTCCCCTCCCCTGAGCGTGACGCTCACCTGTCTCGGATATGCCGCCTGGCGCATCCGCGCTACTCGACCATCCCGCCTGAGCATGATCCCGGCACGATCCCGGCCAGCCGCGGATTGTGCGGCTATTTGCTTGGGTCGAATCTCCGCCGTGCCACCGGTCGATTGCCTGACCCGATCGAGCGACCCCGCGAGTGGCGGGTCACGCACGCGACTGCCGGTGTAAGATAGGCCCCGGGGCGCAGTCCGACTGATCCCCTCGAGGCCACGGCGACGAGGCTGGTCCGCGCGACCGTGGTCAACGGACCACTGATCGGAGAAACAGTCACGTGAACAAGATCACCATCATCGGCGCTGGCCGAGTCGGCGAGACAACCGCGCAAATCCTGGCCGAGGAGGAGCTCTGTCGCGAGATCGCACTCATGGATGTTCGCGAGGGGATCCCCGAGGGGGTCGCGCTGGATATCCTCCAAATGGCACCCTTCTTTGAGTTTGATTGCTCGATCAACGGCAGCAACGATCCTCAAATCCTCAGGGATTCCGATCTGGTCATCGTCACCGCCGGACTTCCGCGCAAACCAGGCATGTCCCGATCCGATGTGCTCGAGGCGAATGTTCGCATCATCGACGGCGTCACCGATCAGATCATGCAGTACGCGCCCGATGCGATGGTGCTGATCGTCTCCAATCCGGTCGATACACTCACCTACCGGGTGGCGCAACGCACCGGCTGGGACCGCAATCGTGTCTTCGGACAGGCCGGTGTTCTCGACGCCTCGCGCATGGCCAGCTTCATCGCTCAGGAAACCGGTTTTTCGGCGCTCGACATCACGACCATGGTGCTCGGCGGGCACGGCGACACGATGGTGCCCGTGCCGCGTTTTTGCACCATCAACGGGATCCCGATCTCGCACTTCATCTCCGAGGAGCGTATCGCGGCCATCATGGAGCGCACCCGTCAAGGCGGCGCCGAGATCCTTGCCTTACGAAAAACCTCAAGCGCCTACGACGCGCCGGGGGCCGCGGTTGCGGCGATGGTCGACGCCATCGTCAACAACCGCCGGCGGCTCCTCTCCTGTGTCGCGCTGCTCGAAGGTGAATACGGCGAGAGCGATATCGCGATGGGCGTTCCCTGCGTGCTCGGCGAGCGGGGCATGGAGTCGATTGTCGAGCTGGATCTGAATGCGCGCGAACGGGCGGACTTCGACCGCTCGGCAAGCGCGGTGCGCGCCGACATCGAACGCCTGAACAGCCTGTCCCTATCATGACGTTGGGCCGAAAATTGCTTAGGTCCGTCGAGCCCACCGGCACCGCGTCGAGGCGTCTTGTTCGAAACCGCAGCGCGGATCGGCACCCACGGATCATGTCGCGACCATCCCGGCACATCGGCCTTGCGTGTCGTTACGCCGTTGTCGAGACTCGAGACCAATAGACCAACGCCGGCCGGGGCGCTAAGCCCCAAAGACGGCCAGGAGCGAGCTTATGGCGAACCAAACGATCACCATCACCAACAACGTCACGGGCGAGAGCTTCGACTTCCCGTTACGCTCCGGCAGCGTCGGCCCGTCGGCCGCGGACATCTCATCGCTCTACAAGGAGGCCGGGATCTTCACCTACGATCCCGGTTTCATGTCCACCGCCAGCTGCCACAGCGCCATCACCTACATCGACGGCGAGGACGGGATCCTGCTCTATCGGGGCTATCCGATCGAGCAGCTGGCGACCAAGGCGAGTTTTCTCGAGGTCGCCTATCTCCTCCTGTATGGCGAGCTGCCCGTGGAAAAGGAGTTGGTCGGGTTCGAAAAGCTGATCACCCGCCACACCATGCTCAATGAAAACCTGAAGGATTTTCTCAACGGTTTTCACTACGACGCCCATCCCATGGCGATCCTGATCGGCGTTGTCGGATCCCTCTCCGCCTTCTATCACGACTCGCTCAGCGTCAACGACGCACGCCACCGCGAGATCTCGGCGCATCGTCTCATCGCAAAACTCCCGACCATCGCTGCTGCGGCCTACAAGCACAGCATCGGCGAGCCGATCATGTATCCCCGCAACGACCTGCGCTATTGCGCGAACTTCCTGCACATGATGTTCGCCACGCCCTGCGAGGTCTACAAGCCGACACTCATCGCCGAGAAGGCGATGAATCTGCTGTTTATCCTTCACGCCGACCATGAGCAGAACGCCAGCACCTCCACGGTGCGCCTCGCCGGCAGCTCAGGTGCGAATCCCTTCGCCTGTGTCGCGGCGGGTATAGCCTCGCTTTGGGGTCCGGCGCACGGGGGTGCGAACGAGGCCGTCTTAGACATGCTCCACGAGATCGGGGATGTCAAGAATGTGCAGCGCTACATGGAAAAGGCCAAGGACAAGGACGACCCGTTCCGGCTTATGGGTTTCGGGCATCGCGTCTACAAGAACTACGATCCGCGCGCGAAGATCATTCGCGAGGTCTGCCACCAGGTGCTCGAAGAGCTCGCCGACAACAATAACCCATTGTTCGAATTAGCGATGAAGCTCGAAGAGATCGCGCTCAGCGACGCGTATTTCGTCGAGCGGAAACTCTATCCGAACGTCGACTTTTACTCCGGAATCATCTACCAAGCGCTCGGGATACCGCGCAACATGTTTACCGTGATGTTCGCGGTTGCACGCACGGTCGGCTGGGTGTCGCATTGGATGGAAATGATGTCCGACCCCAACAACCGTATCGGCCGCCCCCGTCAGATCTACCATGGCCCCACCCAGAGGGACTATCTGCCGATTTCCAAGCGCTAAACCGCGTCCAGAGCGAAATGCGTCATTTTCACTTTGTGTTCGGCGTCGGAGGTTTCCTCGATCTCGGCGAGACGCGGTTTAGGTGATTTCCGGGAAAGGATCTACCGACAGAGCGGGAACCAAGGTCAGTCGTCGAAGGTTCTACTCGTTGTCGTTGTCGTTGTCGTTGTCGTTGTCGGATTCCGGACGAACCGATCCTTCCTTGCACATCCGGTCGGCTGGAAGCACCGTCGGCGTCACTTCCGACCCATCGTCTGCGCAGTCGGGATGTTGATTCCCGGAAATCGCCTTAGAGACGTGCCGCACCGACGGGCGCTCTCTCAGCCGCCCATCGAGACGAGACGAGCCACTTCCTGACGATCCGCTCCGCGCTGCGGGCGCTCGGTCACGGGATCCAAGGGGGGATTGCGCAAGGCCCGTCGCGGCAGCACCGTCAGCTCGACAGGCAACTCTCCGGCCATGAAGCGAAAGACCGGGTGAAGGCAGCGCACGCCGCCGGGATAACGCATCGATCGCTCGGCCTCGCGCCAGGGAATGCGCATCTCGAGCAGCGTAAAGATCACGTCTTCGGTGCGATCTGCAAACAGCAACAGGTCGATGCCCGACCCGCAGCCAAGAGCACCGCTGAGGGCACCGCCGATCAACCGCGGCGAGAAGTGTTCGAGCTGCTGCATCGCTTCAAGGGCCGCGGCCCGGAGGCGTTGCAACGCCTCCTCGTCGGCCCGGCCCATAAAGAGCCGACGCTGGGCGAGAACCGCATCTTGTACCGCCTCGTTGCTCGGCCAATGCCGCCGATCCGGCACTCCGACACGTTCGGCCGCCTTCCGTCTGGCCCTGTCGTAGTCCTCCATGCCTTGGTCGAGGACGATGCGAGCGGCCTCGTAGGCAAGTCGCTCGCGCTGGGCGTCGATCCGTTCTCTGGTCGGCATGGCGTACCTCACTCTGTTGTGCCCGGTATCGGCGCATCGTTCATGCGCTCAAAGCCCGCGCATCGGCGTGGAGCCTGTCTATAATGGGGCCGAGCCGAGGCTCGCCCCGGTGCGGGGTTCGAGCGTCCCCGGCAAGGCCCTCCGGCGGCTCGGAGACGCGCGCGGCGAGCCGGATTAAATCGCGTCCAGAGCGAGATGTTCATTTTCGAGCAAGTTCGATGTTTGCCGCATCCACAACCATTAGCGGGGACGCGGTTTAAAATGATATATTTTTTAATATTTTAAACCGCGTCGGCTCCAACGGTCGTCAAGTCTGCCGGGGCCGATCCCTTCCAAAAACATCGCATACCGCACCGGGCGCGGTTTAGAACGGAAATCACCTCACGAAATGGCGATGTTCGGCCTCAGCAGCAAAATAAAACCCCTCATCGGGATCGATATCAGCTCGACCGCGATCAAGCTCATCGAGCTGTCGCGATTGCCCGTGGAGACCGCCGCGACGTTTCGGGTCGAGTATTTCGCGATCGAGCCCCTTCCGCCGGGTGCCCTGATCGAGAAAAAGATCGCGGATGTCGACCGTGTGGCCGCGACCATCCGCAAGGCCGTCGCCAGAACCGGAACACGCGCGAAACGCGCATCGGTGGCCGTGGCCGGCTCGGCGGTGATCACTAAGGTGATCGCCATGGCCGGAACCCTCAACGACGCCGAGATGGAGAACCAGATCCAGCTCGAAGCGGATCAATACATCCCCTACCCGTTGGAAGAGGTCAATCTCGACTTTCAGATCGTTGGGCCGACGAAGGGCAATCCGTCGATGGTCGACGTGCTGTTGGTCGCCTCGCGTCAGGAGAACGTCGATGACCGGGTGGGCGTACTGGAAGCGTCCGGTTTGATACCGGCCGTCGTCGATGTCGAGGCCTATGCGATGGAGAACGCCTGCTCGCTGATCCTCGCCGAAGAAGCACAGGACCAGACCGAGCTGGAGGCTACTCGAACAGTCGCCGTGGCCGACGTGGGTGCCGCGACGACGACCTTGCACGTCATACACGAAGGTCAGATCGTCTACACCCGCGAGCAGAATTTCGGAGGCCAACAACTGCTCGACGAGGTCCAGCGCCGCTACAGCCTGTCGCGCGAGGTCGCTCTCGGCAAGATCCTCGACGGCGATGTCGCCGAGGGATACGAGACCGACGTGCTTGGACCCTTCAAGGAGGCGTTGGCACAACAGATCGGACGGGCGCTGCAGTTTTTTTATTCCGGGACCAGCTTCAATCGCGTCGATCGGCTCCTGCTTGCCGGTCGACCGGCAAGCATCCCGGGGATCGATCGGCTGATGGCCGAGCGTCTGAAACTGCCGGCCGCTGTCGCCAACCCCTTTCGTCGCATGTCGATCTCCCCGAGCGTCAACAGCCAGGAGTTGATGCGGGAGGCGCCCGGAATGATGGTCGCCGTCGGACTCGCTTTGCGGGGGTTCGACTAGATGACACGCATCAACCTTCTGCCGTGGCGGGAAGAGGCGCGGCAACGCCGGCGCAAGGAGTTTGCCGCCGCGGGAGGGCTCGCACTTGTCTTCACGCTGCTTCTGGCGGTGTTGGTCCACCTGCAGATCGAAGGGCGGATCGGCGATCAGTTGGCTCGAAACCAGCTCA
The sequence above is drawn from the Thiocapsa rosea genome and encodes:
- a CDS encoding pilus assembly protein PilM, which codes for MFGLSSKIKPLIGIDISSTAIKLIELSRLPVETAATFRVEYFAIEPLPPGALIEKKIADVDRVAATIRKAVARTGTRAKRASVAVAGSAVITKVIAMAGTLNDAEMENQIQLEADQYIPYPLEEVNLDFQIVGPTKGNPSMVDVLLVASRQENVDDRVGVLEASGLIPAVVDVEAYAMENACSLILAEEAQDQTELEATRTVAVADVGAATTTLHVIHEGQIVYTREQNFGGQQLLDEVQRRYSLSREVALGKILDGDVAEGYETDVLGPFKEALAQQIGRALQFFYSGTSFNRVDRLLLAGRPASIPGIDRLMAERLKLPAAVANPFRRMSISPSVNSQELMREAPGMMVAVGLALRGFD